One genomic segment of Paenibacillus xylanexedens includes these proteins:
- a CDS encoding beta-glucoside-specific PTS transporter subunit IIABC produces MDKQQLSKDILKLVGGEENIDQVTHCMTRLRFNLNDNQKADKATLKNTPGVMGVMENGGQFQVIIGNDVPIVYNAFVGNMSKSPNADNATSSASTGEKKKRNPVSALFDFISGIFTPILPAITGAGMIKGIVAILVALGWLSDTSSTYIILSAIGDGAFYFLPIILAISAARKLGSNMYIGAALAAGIMHPTITALLSEGDSTFAGIKVIAATYSSTVIPIILAIWIASYVEKAVDRVTHASLKLLVVPTVTLLIMVPLTLMTVGPLGTVLGNGLSGGISWLFDNMSIFASILIGGTMSLLIITGMHYALLPIVVGSMTTLGYDFIIPLMFAANLAQGGAAFGVGLRSRNSKTKSLAYSTGLTAVMGITEPAMYGINMKFKKPFIAALIGGAIAGGFMGIFNVKSYVITGLAGLPSVAAFISPAISTLLYALAGGLIAIVAAAVLTYILGFQEENASEPVAAPAAEPATPAATTSAAVTEEAKAQDEQVFSPITGEVKPLSEVPDPAFSEEIMGKGFAIQPSEGRVVSPINGTVFSLSKSGHAIGLVSDTGAEMLIHIGIDTVKLKGQFFSPKVQAGAKVAVGDVLMEFDREQIEKAGYTTITPVIITNMHQYESIESAGRTTIKEKDLLFTAKA; encoded by the coding sequence ATGGATAAACAACAATTGTCCAAGGATATTTTGAAGCTTGTTGGTGGCGAAGAGAATATTGATCAAGTCACTCACTGTATGACAAGACTCAGATTTAACCTGAATGACAACCAAAAAGCGGACAAAGCGACGCTGAAAAATACACCAGGCGTTATGGGCGTGATGGAGAATGGTGGACAGTTCCAGGTTATCATCGGTAACGATGTGCCTATCGTGTATAACGCATTCGTTGGCAACATGTCCAAATCACCAAACGCAGATAATGCAACCTCAAGCGCTTCAACTGGGGAGAAGAAAAAGAGAAATCCGGTAAGTGCGTTATTCGATTTCATTTCAGGTATATTTACACCGATTCTGCCAGCGATTACAGGTGCTGGTATGATCAAAGGGATCGTGGCTATCCTGGTAGCCCTGGGTTGGTTGTCCGATACCAGCTCGACCTACATCATTTTGTCAGCAATCGGTGACGGTGCATTCTACTTCCTGCCAATCATTCTGGCGATCAGTGCTGCACGTAAACTGGGTAGCAATATGTACATTGGGGCAGCACTCGCCGCGGGTATTATGCATCCAACGATTACCGCGTTACTTTCGGAAGGGGATTCGACATTCGCAGGCATTAAAGTCATTGCCGCAACGTATTCCTCCACAGTAATTCCGATCATTCTCGCCATCTGGATTGCTTCTTATGTAGAGAAAGCCGTTGATCGTGTAACACATGCTTCACTTAAACTCTTGGTTGTTCCAACAGTAACACTGTTAATTATGGTTCCACTGACGTTGATGACTGTAGGTCCATTGGGTACGGTTCTTGGTAACGGTTTGTCAGGTGGTATTTCATGGTTGTTCGATAACATGTCCATCTTCGCAAGTATCCTGATTGGTGGTACGATGTCACTGCTGATCATTACAGGTATGCACTATGCGTTGCTGCCAATCGTTGTTGGTTCAATGACAACACTGGGTTACGACTTTATCATTCCACTGATGTTTGCAGCTAACTTGGCACAAGGTGGCGCAGCATTTGGTGTAGGTCTCAGATCGAGAAATAGCAAAACCAAATCCCTTGCGTATTCCACAGGTCTTACAGCTGTCATGGGGATTACAGAACCAGCGATGTACGGTATCAACATGAAGTTCAAAAAACCGTTTATTGCAGCCCTTATCGGGGGAGCGATTGCCGGTGGGTTCATGGGTATCTTCAATGTTAAATCGTACGTTATTACAGGACTTGCAGGTCTGCCGAGTGTGGCAGCATTTATCAGTCCAGCAATCAGCACACTGCTCTATGCTCTGGCTGGTGGTTTGATTGCCATCGTAGCTGCGGCAGTACTGACGTACATTCTTGGGTTCCAAGAAGAAAATGCATCGGAGCCAGTAGCTGCACCAGCAGCTGAGCCGGCAACACCAGCAGCAACAACTTCTGCTGCTGTAACTGAAGAAGCAAAAGCACAAGATGAGCAAGTATTCAGCCCGATCACTGGTGAAGTTAAACCGCTGAGCGAAGTGCCAGACCCTGCGTTCTCTGAAGAGATTATGGGTAAAGGATTCGCGATTCAACCATCTGAAGGTCGCGTCGTATCTCCGATCAACGGAACCGTGTTCTCGTTATCGAAGAGTGGACATGCCATTGGCCTGGTAAGTGATACAGGCGCAGAGATGTTGATTCATATCGGGATTGATACCGTGAAGCTGAAAGGTCAGTTCTTCTCTCCTAAAGTTCAAGCAGGTGCGAAGGTTGCCGTAGGTGATGTACTGATGGAGTTTGACCGGGAACAGATCGAAAAAGCCGGTTACACAACGATTACACCAGTCATTATTACAAACATGCATCAGTATGAGTCCATTGAGTCTGCTGGTCGCACTACGATCAAAGAAAAAGACTTGTTGTTCACAGCTAAAGCTTAA
- the licT gene encoding BglG family transcription antiterminator LicT → MKIEKVLNNNVVTVIDPGGNELVVMGRGIAFKKHTGESIDESLVEKIFSLESKEVSQKLKTLLSDIPVEYVECSDEIIRYAETVLGEKLHESIYISLTDHIHFAIDRHRQGLQIRNALFWEIKRMYRKEYAIGLKALQIIEETLGVLLPEDECAFIAMHLVNAQMNGEMRETISITNIVKDILNIVRRSFVIELDEDSLSYYRFLTHLKFFAQRVLQGTAIEDKEVDNPLHDLVSKQYPEAHACAVRISDYTRKIYNRVLSKEEILYLTIHIERIVRNEQTIE, encoded by the coding sequence ATGAAAATTGAGAAGGTGCTGAACAACAACGTAGTTACCGTAATTGATCCGGGAGGAAACGAACTGGTCGTTATGGGACGTGGAATTGCCTTCAAAAAGCATACTGGTGAATCGATTGACGAGAGTCTCGTCGAAAAAATATTCTCGCTTGAAAGTAAGGAAGTATCACAGAAACTTAAAACACTTCTGTCTGATATCCCGGTTGAATATGTCGAGTGCTCGGATGAGATTATCCGTTATGCCGAGACGGTGTTAGGTGAGAAGCTGCATGAGAGCATCTACATTTCACTGACGGATCATATTCATTTTGCCATTGATCGACATCGTCAAGGATTGCAGATCCGTAACGCATTGTTCTGGGAGATCAAGCGCATGTACCGGAAGGAATATGCCATTGGACTCAAGGCGCTACAGATTATTGAGGAAACATTAGGTGTCCTGCTACCCGAAGACGAATGCGCATTCATTGCAATGCATCTGGTTAATGCCCAGATGAACGGTGAGATGAGGGAAACGATCAGTATTACGAACATCGTTAAGGACATACTTAACATCGTAAGACGTAGCTTTGTGATTGAACTTGATGAAGATTCATTGAGTTATTATCGATTTTTAACTCATCTGAAGTTCTTTGCCCAACGTGTGTTGCAAGGAACGGCGATTGAAGATAAAGAAGTAGATAATCCGCTTCATGACTTGGTGAGCAAGCAGTATCCGGAGGCACATGCATGTGCAGTAAGGATCAGTGACTATACGCGTAAGATCTATAATCGGGTGTTGTCCAAGGAAGAAATACTGTATCTGACCATTCATATTGAACGAATTGTCAGAAATGAACAAACAATTGAATAA
- a CDS encoding glycoside hydrolase family 1 protein, translated as MTTPFPKDFLWGGAVAANQLEGAYNTDGKGLSVQDVMPHGITTPRTEAPTEDNLKLIGIDFYNRYKEDVKLFAEMGFKVFRTSIAWSRIFPKGDELEPNEKGLQFYDDLFDECHKYGIEPLVTISHYETPLHLSKTYDGWVNRKMIEFYERYVTVLFNRFKGKVKYWLTFNEINSILEEPFMSGGIYTPKAELSKQDLYQAIHHELVASALAVKLGHEIMPEAKIGCMVLSMPTYPLTPNPDDVVAAMHAEQRNDIFADIHARGYYPKYINRYFKANNINIKFEDGDAEILKHTVDFISFSYYVSICETGDPEKRIEGKGNLFAGVQNPYLKASEWGWQIDPQGLRVTLNKYWDRYQKPLFIVENGLGAVDELITDENGNKTVNDDYRIQYLNDHLVQVGEALEDGVEVMGYTSWGCIDLVSASTAEMKKRYGFIYVDRNNDGSGTLDRYKKKSFHWYKEVIGTNGASLKNNNE; from the coding sequence ATGACTACACCATTTCCGAAAGACTTCCTATGGGGCGGCGCTGTAGCAGCCAACCAACTTGAAGGAGCTTATAATACAGATGGCAAAGGTCTGTCTGTTCAAGATGTAATGCCACACGGGATTACAACGCCTAGAACGGAAGCACCTACAGAAGATAACCTGAAACTGATCGGTATCGATTTCTACAACCGCTACAAAGAGGATGTTAAACTGTTTGCTGAAATGGGCTTCAAAGTATTCCGTACATCTATCGCTTGGTCCCGTATCTTCCCTAAAGGTGATGAACTGGAGCCAAACGAGAAAGGTCTGCAATTCTACGATGACCTGTTCGATGAGTGCCACAAATATGGCATTGAACCACTCGTAACGATCTCTCACTATGAGACACCGCTGCATTTGTCCAAAACGTATGATGGCTGGGTTAACCGTAAAATGATCGAGTTCTACGAGCGTTATGTAACAGTGCTGTTTAACCGTTTCAAAGGCAAAGTAAAATATTGGCTGACATTCAATGAGATTAACTCCATCCTGGAGGAACCATTCATGAGCGGTGGCATCTATACGCCAAAAGCAGAACTGTCCAAACAGGATCTGTACCAAGCGATCCATCATGAATTGGTAGCCAGTGCGTTAGCTGTAAAACTGGGTCATGAAATTATGCCTGAAGCCAAAATCGGCTGTATGGTACTGAGCATGCCTACCTATCCGTTGACTCCGAACCCGGATGATGTGGTTGCAGCGATGCATGCTGAACAGCGCAATGATATCTTTGCTGATATCCATGCACGTGGTTATTATCCGAAATACATTAATCGTTATTTCAAAGCAAATAATATCAATATTAAGTTTGAAGATGGCGATGCTGAAATTCTGAAGCATACCGTAGACTTTATCTCGTTCAGTTATTATGTAAGTATCTGTGAGACTGGTGATCCCGAGAAGCGTATCGAAGGAAAAGGAAACCTGTTCGCTGGTGTGCAAAACCCTTATCTCAAAGCGAGTGAGTGGGGCTGGCAGATCGATCCGCAAGGACTGCGCGTAACCTTGAACAAATACTGGGACCGTTATCAAAAACCATTGTTTATTGTCGAAAATGGTCTGGGTGCAGTTGATGAGCTGATTACCGACGAAAATGGCAATAAAACGGTGAACGATGATTACCGTATTCAATACTTGAATGACCATCTGGTACAGGTTGGCGAAGCTCTTGAGGACGGCGTAGAAGTGATGGGTTATACGTCATGGGGCTGTATTGACCTGGTAAGTGCTTCAACAGCAGAGATGAAGAAACGTTATGGTTTCATCTATGTAGACCGCAACAATGACGGATCAGGAACATTGGATCGTTACAAGAAAAAATCATTCCATTGGTACAAGGAAGTTATTGGTACAAATGGCGCAAGTCTTAAGAACAACAACGAGTAA
- a CDS encoding glycoside hydrolase family 1 protein, whose amino-acid sequence MTTAKKGFPENFLWGGATAANQLEGAFDKDGKGLSTADMIAHVPKEKRTGGHAMEISSSRIEEILSGKIEERFPKRFGIDFYHHFREDIALFAEMGFKVFRLSIHWARIFPNGYDQEPNEAGLKFYDEVFDELLKYGIEPLVTLSHYETPLGLTQKYNGWAGREVIQHYVRYAETVFNRYKNKVKYWLTFNEINVMLFSPYTGGGILIDKVDNKLQTTYQALHHQFVASALVTKLAHEIIPGSQVGCMLARMETYAATCNPVDVRLAQHENQINLFFTDMHARGKYPNYMARYFEENDIVIQKEAGDDEILLNNTVDFISFSYYMSVTKSASADKEETSGNLTGGVKNPYLEASDWGWEIDPIGLRVTLNNFWDRYQKPLFIVENGLGAYDRVEEDGSIHDSYRVDYLKKHIEQMKEAIKDGVDLIGFTAWGPIDLVSMSTSEMSKRYGFIYVDLDDEGNGTLKRSKKDSFDWYKNVISSNGEQL is encoded by the coding sequence ATGACCACGGCAAAAAAAGGATTCCCCGAAAACTTCCTATGGGGCGGCGCTACAGCTGCCAATCAATTGGAGGGTGCATTCGATAAGGACGGCAAAGGCCTCTCCACAGCGGACATGATCGCTCATGTTCCTAAAGAGAAGCGTACAGGCGGACATGCCATGGAAATTTCCTCTTCCCGAATTGAAGAGATCCTCTCCGGCAAAATTGAAGAACGTTTCCCGAAACGTTTTGGTATCGATTTCTATCATCACTTTAGAGAAGATATCGCTTTGTTCGCAGAAATGGGCTTCAAAGTATTCCGTTTGTCCATTCACTGGGCACGTATTTTCCCGAACGGTTATGATCAAGAGCCAAATGAAGCAGGCTTGAAATTCTACGATGAAGTATTTGACGAGTTGTTGAAATATGGCATCGAGCCGCTTGTTACATTGTCTCACTATGAGACACCGCTTGGCTTGACGCAAAAATATAACGGCTGGGCTGGCCGTGAAGTAATCCAGCACTATGTTCGATATGCAGAAACGGTGTTTAACCGTTATAAAAATAAAGTGAAATACTGGCTGACGTTTAATGAAATTAACGTCATGCTGTTCAGCCCGTACACTGGCGGCGGCATTCTGATCGATAAAGTGGACAACAAGCTGCAAACCACTTATCAAGCGCTGCATCACCAATTTGTAGCAAGTGCATTGGTAACGAAGCTTGCACACGAAATTATCCCTGGTTCCCAAGTGGGTTGTATGCTTGCTCGTATGGAAACTTATGCAGCAACATGTAATCCGGTAGATGTTCGTCTGGCTCAACACGAGAATCAGATCAACCTCTTCTTCACGGACATGCATGCTCGTGGTAAATACCCGAACTACATGGCTCGTTATTTTGAAGAAAACGACATTGTGATCCAAAAAGAAGCAGGCGATGATGAGATTTTGCTGAACAATACCGTTGATTTCATCTCCTTCAGCTACTACATGTCCGTAACCAAATCTGCATCTGCAGACAAGGAAGAAACATCGGGTAACCTGACTGGCGGCGTGAAAAACCCTTATCTGGAAGCATCCGACTGGGGCTGGGAGATCGATCCGATCGGTCTGCGCGTAACCTTGAACAACTTCTGGGATCGTTACCAGAAACCATTGTTCATCGTAGAAAATGGTCTGGGTGCATATGACCGTGTTGAAGAAGACGGTTCGATCCATGACTCCTATCGAGTGGATTACCTGAAAAAACACATCGAACAAATGAAAGAAGCCATCAAAGACGGCGTCGATCTGATTGGATTTACAGCATGGGGCCCGATTGACCTTGTGAGCATGTCCACTTCCGAAATGTCCAAACGTTATGGTTTCATCTACGTGGATCTGGATGACGAAGGTAACGGAACACTCAAACGTTCCAAGAAAGATTCGTTCGATTGGTACAAAAACGTAATCTCCAGCAATGGTGAGCAACTGTAG
- a CDS encoding antitoxin Xre/MbcA/ParS toxin-binding domain-containing protein yields the protein MSMKGIYLKEFNQASWDSFSELFEELGQKMDPAWVERARLQGIPADISRVLLCEMGEYAFEWMAKDIPALGDQSPAVYLETEEGAQALRAAIMRMPR from the coding sequence ATGAGTATGAAAGGTATCTATTTAAAGGAGTTTAATCAGGCAAGCTGGGACTCATTTTCCGAATTGTTCGAAGAACTTGGACAAAAGATGGACCCCGCGTGGGTAGAACGTGCGCGATTACAAGGAATTCCAGCAGATATAAGTCGGGTGCTTTTGTGTGAAATGGGGGAGTACGCTTTTGAATGGATGGCGAAAGATATCCCGGCTTTAGGGGACCAAAGTCCCGCTGTTTACCTGGAAACGGAGGAGGGAGCGCAGGCATTAAGGGCAGCGATTATGCGTATGCCACGTTAA
- a CDS encoding suppressor of fused domain protein yields MTQEENTSGWDAIDQSMRELYGEQEPKHYGTALPYMLGGPDPLDGISVYEVNTPMPHWHFVTYGFSELYEKEMQDASKSGYGFEFTFRLTRTEEETEPPAWALNLLQNVGRYVFTSGNIFQPGDYMDANGPICLESDTLLTALSFIEDPDLPAISTPNGSVQFIQMVGITGRELEMIQSWNARGFLSASSMFMPKYVTDLMRNSYADIPSVIQAVEDGMEQDGSSTAFLFIQQLAWESPRKKLLQKSVPAKLQLGAKQAVLVGTILRSRISKGASLSLIGPDTNILFEAGEQPAVLESDRQVTLTVNKQIVNELAENLRPVEGTFEITSLDHIIVQIVRTEIKDQEGHVIQTIG; encoded by the coding sequence ATGACTCAGGAAGAAAACACATCTGGTTGGGATGCGATTGATCAATCCATGCGTGAATTGTATGGGGAACAAGAGCCAAAACACTACGGCACTGCCCTTCCGTATATGCTCGGAGGTCCCGATCCACTCGATGGCATTAGCGTTTATGAGGTGAACACACCTATGCCTCACTGGCATTTTGTTACCTACGGTTTCTCTGAATTATATGAAAAAGAGATGCAGGATGCATCCAAAAGCGGGTATGGATTCGAATTCACATTTCGTCTTACACGCACTGAAGAAGAAACTGAACCGCCTGCCTGGGCGCTGAATCTGTTACAGAATGTAGGACGATACGTGTTCACTAGCGGAAATATCTTTCAGCCAGGAGATTACATGGACGCCAATGGCCCCATCTGTCTGGAATCCGATACTTTGCTGACAGCTCTCTCGTTTATTGAAGACCCGGATCTACCCGCAATCTCTACGCCTAATGGTTCAGTGCAATTTATTCAGATGGTTGGTATTACAGGTCGGGAACTGGAAATGATTCAAAGCTGGAATGCTCGTGGATTCCTGTCTGCCTCCTCTATGTTCATGCCCAAATATGTGACGGATCTGATGAGAAATTCGTACGCAGATATTCCTTCGGTTATACAAGCGGTTGAGGATGGAATGGAACAGGACGGGTCCAGCACAGCATTTTTATTCATACAACAACTGGCTTGGGAGTCTCCTCGCAAAAAATTGCTGCAAAAATCGGTTCCGGCCAAACTCCAGCTTGGAGCCAAACAAGCCGTATTAGTTGGCACCATCCTTCGTAGCCGAATTTCGAAAGGTGCCTCTCTATCCTTGATCGGACCTGATACTAATATTCTATTTGAAGCAGGTGAACAGCCAGCTGTATTGGAATCGGACAGACAAGTTACCCTGACGGTGAACAAACAAATTGTTAATGAGCTGGCAGAGAACCTTCGTCCGGTTGAAGGGACATTCGAGATAACTTCATTGGATCATATTATCGTTCAGATTGTTAGAACAGAGATTAAGGACCAGGAAGGACACGTCATTCAAACGATTGGATGA
- a CDS encoding LuxR C-terminal-related transcriptional regulator, translating into MPAITFTSRHEESPTCSHAAGTAPFDYLPKSSLDRLRKINHFLIHAFQSSISVIKENLTGTYLFLLADTNGVLLSMNYSSDLKTVVEHSPIRPGMFFTAQSCGVNAISVTMDSNKPVVLLPEQHESPFFQSWHCYAAPLSMGSQHVGYLDVSTINADMQGELIAIAKLIPAYMQNCYQSQQTAEVCDKPAVEFTERQLTILEMIAGGLTVKAIALKLKIKECTVNHHKKVIFNKLGVQSSTEAVSIASRMSYV; encoded by the coding sequence ATGCCTGCCATTACATTTACCTCACGACACGAAGAGTCTCCGACTTGCTCACATGCAGCAGGAACGGCACCGTTCGACTATTTACCAAAATCCAGTCTGGACAGGCTTCGTAAAATCAATCATTTCCTCATTCATGCATTCCAGAGCAGCATCTCGGTTATCAAAGAGAATTTAACGGGCACTTATCTTTTTCTACTCGCAGATACCAACGGTGTGCTCCTCTCCATGAATTACAGTTCAGATCTTAAAACTGTAGTAGAACATTCCCCCATTCGTCCGGGCATGTTCTTCACAGCACAGAGCTGTGGAGTTAACGCCATATCTGTAACGATGGACAGCAACAAGCCTGTAGTGCTACTGCCCGAGCAGCATGAAAGTCCTTTTTTTCAAAGCTGGCATTGTTACGCCGCACCTCTGTCCATGGGATCGCAACATGTCGGTTATCTGGATGTGTCCACCATTAATGCAGATATGCAAGGTGAACTGATTGCCATTGCCAAGCTAATTCCAGCGTACATGCAGAACTGTTATCAGAGTCAACAGACTGCTGAAGTGTGCGACAAACCGGCGGTGGAGTTCACCGAGCGTCAGTTAACCATTCTGGAGATGATCGCCGGAGGCCTCACGGTAAAAGCCATTGCTTTGAAATTAAAGATCAAGGAATGCACCGTGAATCATCACAAAAAAGTGATTTTTAACAAATTAGGTGTGCAATCCAGCACAGAAGCTGTTTCAATTGCCAGCCGAATGTCTTATGTATAG